In one window of Henckelia pumila isolate YLH828 chromosome 1, ASM3356847v2, whole genome shotgun sequence DNA:
- the LOC140876271 gene encoding small polypeptide DEVIL 4-like, protein MKMSGNFKRRVTSRGLGGVLREQRARLYIIRRCVVMLLCYHD, encoded by the coding sequence ATGAAGATGAGTGGCAATTTCAAGAGAAGGGTTACAAGCAGAGGGCTTGGAGGAGTCCTTAGAGAGCAAAGGGCTAGGCTTTACATCATTAGAAGATGTGTAGTCATGCTTCTTTGCTATCATGATTGA
- the LOC140879275 gene encoding transcriptional repressor ILP1 → MSSAKSRNFRRRGGDDDEEEDSATLSTAVTAKIKGTSSTKSKPHSPAIKPKQTSTPTAKILLSFAEDEESSESPFSRPSSKPSSSSSRFSGKSSHKLTSSKDRSAPHPPSSSLPSNVQPQAGSYTKEALLELQKNTKTLAAPARNKPKPEPEPVIVLKGLLKPIIANDFDLETAGKNQNFEDDEVNLSKKGEVLAVERDDASDLARLGKLGLGKSLREGEEVIPDQATIEAIRAKRERLRKAKAAAPDYIALDGGSNHGAADGLSDEEPEFKGRIGFFGEKVPGDKKGVFEYFEDGVRPKDRVSERISDEEDEEDKMWEEEQVRKGLGKRLDDGIVNQGVGASASASVVGNVHHSAVDLQPSFGYSGIGPGGTYPAVQNLGGSTYSSIGGAVGGLFGPDVMSISIQADLTKKALNENLSRVKESHGRTMVSLAKNEENLSSSLLNVTSLEDSFSAAGEKFLFMQKLRDFVSVLCEFLQHKAPFIEELEEQMQKLHEERARAIAERRAADNDDEIPEIEQAIIAVRAEFRKGGSNMAKIAAAVAASTNAKAFKNAPVELDELGRDLNLKKRMDMTRRAEARQRRRAKSDSKRKLAIENDRFYSQMEGESSTDESDSESKAYKSTRDQLLQVADKILSDADEEYSQFSIVVERFDRWKKVYASSYVDAYMSLSVPSIFSPYVRLELLKWDPLHEDSDFIDMSWHSVLFDYGVPGNEIRNGGEDSEANADANLIPVLVEKLAIPILHHQLSSCWDTLSTLETNNAVSAMNLVVRYVDHSSSALGDLVAVLRDRLTNAVADLMVPTWSPVETNTISNAARVAAYRFGAAVRLLRNICLWNKILSMHVLEKIALDELLCGKILPHLNIIHSNIHDAIFRTERVIASMNGVWAGPSVTGDRSRKLQALVDYLLLIGKTLEKKLVSGNMETETGKLVRRLRKMLVELNEYDHARALSRTFNLKEAL, encoded by the exons ATGAGCAGCGCCAAATCCCGCAACTTCCGCCGCCGTGGCGGAGATGACGATGAAGAAGAAGACTCTGCCACCCTTTCTACCGCTGTCACCGCCAAAATTAAAGGCACTTCTTCCACCAAGAGCAAGCCACATTCGCCCGCGATTAAACCGAAGCAAACATCCACACCAACCGCTAAGATCCTCCTTTCCTTCGCCGAGGACGAGGAATCTTCAGAATCTCCATTCTCTCGTCCCTCTTCCAAACCCTCGTCTTCCTCCTCGCGCTTTTCTGGCAAATCATCTCATAAGCTTACCTCCTCGAAAGACCGAAGTGCGCCTCACCCGCCATCATCTTCTCTCCCCTCTAATGTCCAGCCACAAGCCGGGAGTTATACAAAAGAAGCCCTTTTAGAGCTTCAGAAGAATACTAAAACCCTTGCCGCGCCAGCCCGTAATAAACCTAAGCCCGAACCTGAACCTGTGATAGTTCTGAAAGGTTTGCTGAAACCCATTATTGCAAACGATTTTGATTTGGAGACTGCaggaaaaaaccaaaattttgaagatgatgaagtgaATTTGAGCAAGAAGGGTGAAGTTTTAGCCGTGGAGAGAGATGATGCATCGGATTTGGCTCGGCTGGGAAAACTCGGGTTGGGGAAAAGTTTGCGGGAAGGTGAGGAAGTGATTCCTGATCAAGCCACGATAGAGGCAATTAGGGCAAAGAGGGAGAGGCTGCGGAAAGCTAAGGCCGCAGCGCCAGATTATATTGCATTGGATGGAGGGAGTAATCATGGTGCAGCTGATGGTTTGAGTGACGAGGAGCCAGAATTTAAGGGGAGGATTGGGTTCTTTGGGGAGAAAGTTCCTGGTGATAAGAAAGGCGTGTTTGAATACTTTGAGGATGGGGTGAGGCCAAAAGATAGGGTCAGTGAAAGGATTAGTGATGAGGAGGATGAGGAGGACAAGATGTGGGAGGAAGAACAGGTAAGGAAAGGGTTGGGCAAGAGGCTAGATGACGGTATTGTGAATCAAGGAGTGGGTGCTAGCGCTAGCGCTAGCGTTGTTGGTAACGTTCATCATAGTGCTGTTGATTTGCAACCGAGTTTTGGATACTCGGGTATCGGACCTGGTGGGACGTACCCTGCAGTGCAAAATTTGGGTGGTAGTACTTATAGCAGTATTGGAGGAGCAGTTGGAGGATTATTTGGTCCGGATGTAATGTCTATTTCTATTCAGGCTGACCTCACCAAGAAAGCTTTGAACGAGAACTTGAGTAGGGTTAAG GAATCTCATGGTCGAACTATGGTGTCATTGGCAAAGAATGAAGAAAATCTATCTTCCTCATTGCTTAATGTCACTAGCCTGGAGGATTCTTTCTCTGCTGCCGGTGAGAAGTTCCTCTTTATGCAAAAGCTTCGTGACTTTGTTTCTGTTTTATGTGAGTTTTTGCAG CATAAAGCTCCTTTCATTGAAGAACTTGAGGAACAAATGCAAAAACTTCATGAAGAACGGGCAAGAGCCATTGCAGAAAGAAGAGCAGCTGATAATGATGATGAAATTCCTGAAATAGAACAGGCTATAATTGCTGTACGCGCAGAATTCCGTAAAGGAGGAAGCAACATGGCAAAAATAGCTGCTGCAGTGGCTGCATCTACTAATGCTAAAGCATTTAAAAATGCACCAGTAGAGCTGGATGAACTTGGTAGAGATTTGAATCTTAAAAAACGAATGGATATGACAAGAAGGGCTGAAGCTCGACAAAGAAGAAGAGCCAAATCCGACTCTAAAAGAAAGTTGGCCATTGAAAATGACCGTTTTTATTCACAAATGGAAGGAGAATCGAGCACTGATGAAAGTGATAGTGAGAGTAAAGCGTACAAGTCAACCCGTGATCAATTGCTTCAGGTCGCGGATAAAATTTTAAGTGATGCAGATGAGGAATATTCTCAATTTTCAATAGTGGTAGAAAGGTTCGATAGATGGAAGAAAGTTTATGCATCAAGCTATGTTGATGCTTATATGTCATTGAGTGTACCATCTATATTCTCTCCCTATGTGAGACTGGAGCTTCTGAAGTGGGATCCATTGCATGAAGATTCTGATTTTATTGATATGTCGTG gcaTTCCGTGCTATTTGATTATGGTGTACCTGGAAATGAGATTAGAAACGGCGGGGAAGATTCTGAGGCCAACGCTGATGCAAATCTTATTCCTGTATTGGTCGAAAAACTTGCAATACCTATTCTGCACCATCAGTTAAGTTCTTGTTGGGACACCCTTAGTACCCTTGAAACAAACAATGCAGTATCTGCTATGAACTTGGTCGTCAGATACGTAGATCACTCCAGTTCGGCTCTTGGGGATTTGGTAGCTGTGCTTCGCGATCGTCTTACTAATGCTGTAGCTGATCTGATG GTCCCAACATGGAGCCCAGTCGAAACGAATACCATATCAAATGCGGCTCGAGTAGCAGCATATAGGTTTGGTGCAGCGGTACGGTTGCTGAGAAACATTTGTTTGTGGAATAAAATTCTTTCTATGCATGTGCTGGAGAAGATTGCTCTCGATGAACTTTTGTGTGGCAAGATTCTTCCGCATCTTAACATCATACATTCTAATATTCATGATGCAATCTTCCGAACCGAGAGAGTCATAGCTTCAATGAATGGTGTCTGGGCGGGTCCGAGTGTTACAGGGGATCGGAG TCGAAAGTTGCAAGCTTTGGTGGACTATTTGCTGCTGATCGGGAAAACACTGGAGAAGAAGTTAGTTTCTGGCAACATGGAAACGGAAACTGGTAAACTCGTTCGACGGTTGAGGAAAATGCTGGTGGAGCTGAACGAATATGACCATGCAAGAGCTTTATCAAGAACGTTTAATCTCAAAGAGGCTCTCTGA